From one Pseudactinotalea sp. HY158 genomic stretch:
- a CDS encoding IS3 family transposase, translating to MRFAFIRDLAAEQSGKPRNERIPLALMCEVLEVSRGGYYAWEKRTPSAHQLADEELSQHIVALHRAHEGRLGIERMVVELAKAGDHHSPKRVRRLARAAGLESVHPRPYKTTTIRDKSRQGGLIDLVERDFVPDGPDEIWYTDITYIRTWAGWAYLAVILDGHTREVVGQALAGHMRTSLVTDALKDAITRRRPPIGQCVIHSDRGSQYTSSEFRNLAFANGIIPSVGHTGICYDNAMAESFNATFKKELIHLHTWPSITKLRTAVFDYIETYYNRRRPHSALGGLTPHEKGEQTRPQLDTHALHAA from the coding sequence GTGAGGTTCGCGTTCATTCGCGATCTCGCAGCCGAGCAGTCTGGCAAACCACGCAATGAACGGATCCCCCTTGCGCTGATGTGTGAGGTGTTGGAGGTCTCCCGGGGCGGCTACTACGCGTGGGAGAAGCGGACACCCTCGGCCCACCAGCTGGCCGATGAAGAACTCAGCCAGCACATCGTCGCCCTCCACCGCGCCCACGAGGGCCGCCTTGGGATCGAGCGCATGGTCGTCGAACTCGCCAAGGCCGGGGACCACCACTCACCCAAGCGAGTACGACGCCTGGCCCGGGCAGCCGGCCTGGAATCGGTGCATCCACGGCCCTACAAGACCACCACGATCCGCGACAAGAGCCGCCAGGGCGGGCTGATCGACCTCGTCGAACGCGACTTCGTCCCGGACGGGCCCGATGAGATCTGGTACACCGACATCACCTACATCCGCACCTGGGCAGGGTGGGCCTACCTGGCCGTGATCCTGGACGGACACACCCGCGAGGTCGTCGGGCAGGCCCTGGCCGGCCACATGCGCACCAGCCTGGTCACCGATGCGCTGAAGGATGCGATCACCAGGCGCAGACCACCCATTGGACAATGCGTGATACACAGCGACCGCGGCAGCCAGTACACCTCCAGCGAATTCCGTAACCTCGCCTTCGCCAACGGCATCATCCCCTCCGTGGGCCATACCGGAATATGCTACGACAACGCCATGGCAGAATCATTCAACGCGACCTTCAAGAAGGAACTCATACACCTGCACACATGGCCATCGATCACGAAGCTACGAACAGCAGTGTTCGACTACATCGAAACCTACTACAATCGCAGGCGCCCACATTCCGCTCTCGGCGGACTCACACCCCACGAAAAGGGCGAGCAAACACGACCCCAACTTGACACTCACGCATTACATGCGGCATAA
- a CDS encoding ImmA/IrrE family metallo-endopeptidase, which produces MATTNSTSTPFDLRASEPEQASLFDGDVDFDVDRPEPAPPAGARRDVDVEDARKSIDALIHSAGNYGGPQEYRELLRFVSRLPEYRPFNRMLIHVQKPGAEYVATANRWLRTFKRTIRPGVRPLVILQPRGPVRVVFDVDDTEPLVDDAPPVPRSAVRPLEIQLDGTVAQIDDRWRYTELNAIRDGIRITLVDHGGHSGGRIRKTPNSTIRLSRPATGRTPDGLPQVEYFPLRYELEINRNLSPTDRYATLIHELAHLYCGHLGSPDTDHWPDRSQPILDHATREIEAESVVHMLLARIDPDVRMGDYIQGHLDKTKQVPPSVSLNAMMRCAGLIEEMGEHRMPRRRSRPTPTTSTTR; this is translated from the coding sequence ATGGCCACCACGAACTCGACCTCCACGCCATTCGACCTGAGGGCGAGCGAGCCCGAACAAGCGAGCCTCTTCGACGGGGACGTCGACTTCGACGTCGATCGCCCGGAGCCCGCGCCTCCCGCGGGCGCGCGCCGCGATGTCGACGTCGAGGATGCGCGGAAGTCGATCGATGCACTGATCCACAGCGCCGGGAACTACGGCGGCCCGCAGGAGTATCGGGAGCTTCTCCGGTTCGTCTCCCGGCTACCGGAGTACCGCCCGTTCAACCGGATGCTGATCCACGTGCAGAAGCCGGGCGCCGAGTACGTCGCGACCGCGAACCGGTGGTTGCGCACATTCAAGCGGACGATCCGGCCCGGAGTGCGACCGCTCGTCATCCTCCAGCCGAGGGGCCCGGTCCGAGTGGTCTTCGACGTGGACGACACCGAACCCCTCGTGGACGACGCGCCACCCGTGCCCCGGAGCGCGGTCCGGCCCCTCGAAATCCAGCTCGACGGCACCGTGGCCCAGATCGACGACCGATGGCGCTACACCGAACTGAACGCGATCCGCGACGGCATCCGGATCACCCTCGTGGACCACGGCGGGCACTCCGGCGGGAGGATCCGGAAGACACCGAACTCGACGATCCGGCTCTCCCGGCCCGCAACCGGCAGAACGCCGGACGGCCTGCCGCAGGTCGAGTACTTCCCGTTGCGGTACGAACTCGAGATCAACCGGAACCTCAGCCCGACGGACCGTTACGCCACCCTGATCCACGAACTAGCCCACCTCTACTGCGGACACCTCGGCTCGCCGGACACAGACCATTGGCCCGATCGTTCACAGCCGATCCTGGACCACGCGACCCGCGAGATCGAGGCGGAATCCGTCGTCCATATGCTTCTCGCCCGGATCGACCCGGACGTGCGCATGGGCGATTACATCCAGGGCCACCTCGACAAGACGAAGCAGGTGCCGCCGTCCGTCAGCCTCAACGCGATGATGCGGTGCGCCGGACTCATCGAGGAGATGGGAGAGCACCGCATGCCGAGGCGACGATCCCGGCCTACACCGACCACATCGACCACACGATGA
- a CDS encoding restriction endonuclease subunit S, whose translation MDFKRWTRRVTPREGDLLFSYETRLGEAALMPAGTRACLGRRMALLRLTADDVCPRYLLYKWLSPEVKNLIHRHVIHGATVNRIALSTLGEWRLHLPSLPEQEAVANVLGALDDKIEVNRRLAATADELATAVVRSLPASDWVRLADVADVTMGSSPKGERLNEDGEGLPFYQGIRDFGLRYPSRRVFTTAPIRHAAAGDVLVSVRAPVGTLNLASEEMCIGRGVASLRPQDRRPYLLFHLLRGIPEVWAKYNAGGTVFGSINRSQLEDLEVPRPAGVVAEQFESRLRSLEGTLAAAVAETHTLGTLRDTLLPKLMSGDLRVREAEAAVAEAV comes from the coding sequence GTGGACTTTAAGCGATGGACAAGGCGCGTCACCCCACGTGAAGGTGACCTCCTCTTCTCTTATGAGACCAGACTAGGCGAAGCAGCCCTCATGCCAGCCGGTACTCGGGCCTGCCTCGGTCGCCGCATGGCCCTGCTACGCCTGACGGCCGACGACGTGTGTCCCCGATACTTGCTCTATAAGTGGCTCTCTCCCGAAGTGAAGAACTTGATCCATCGGCACGTCATTCATGGAGCCACGGTCAACCGGATCGCGCTGAGCACATTGGGGGAGTGGCGCCTTCACCTTCCGTCACTACCTGAGCAGGAGGCAGTCGCCAACGTCCTTGGCGCGCTCGACGACAAAATCGAGGTCAATCGCAGGCTCGCCGCCACGGCGGATGAACTTGCAACTGCTGTCGTCCGATCCCTTCCAGCAAGCGACTGGGTCCGGCTTGCTGACGTTGCTGACGTGACGATGGGGAGTTCTCCCAAGGGGGAGAGGTTGAACGAAGACGGTGAAGGGCTTCCCTTCTACCAGGGGATACGAGATTTCGGACTTCGCTATCCGTCTCGTCGAGTCTTCACGACCGCTCCCATTCGACATGCCGCGGCTGGTGACGTACTCGTAAGTGTTCGAGCGCCCGTGGGGACCTTGAACTTGGCCAGCGAGGAGATGTGCATTGGCCGTGGGGTTGCGTCACTTCGGCCCCAGGATCGCAGGCCATACCTGCTATTCCATCTGCTGCGAGGAATTCCCGAGGTATGGGCGAAGTATAATGCGGGTGGCACCGTCTTCGGTTCGATCAACAGGTCCCAGTTGGAGGACCTTGAAGTGCCAAGGCCCGCTGGCGTAGTCGCAGAGCAGTTCGAGTCTCGACTGCGTTCGCTGGAGGGAACTCTCGCGGCAGCGGTCGCCGAGACCCACACTCTCGGCACACTCCGCGACACGCTCCTGCCGAAGCTCATGTCGGGTGACCTGCGGGTCCGGGAGGCCGAGGCGGCCGTGGCGGAGGCCGTATGA
- a CDS encoding Fic family protein gives MSAVLLRSESSSSSQIENLTVSARQLAMAEVDQSTSANAALVVANVRAMEAALDLADRLDVDAILRMHAALMTRQPGWEDHAGRFRRQLVWIGTSSVSPRGAAHVAPQPELVPGAIADLMHFVDRADLPVIAQAAIAHAQFETIHPFTDGNGRTGRALVHAMLRAAGILQSTTAPISAGLLTDTAGYFDALTSFREGDARPIVERFALAGRYAATTGTRLIDDLAGQIDAARDMLAGLRTNASAWSVLPHLIAHPVVTSTFLVTRLGLNEVTAQRALGQLTERGVLAERTGFRRNRVWQHDGILGVLEDYGQRLHRSG, from the coding sequence ATGAGTGCCGTGCTCCTTCGCAGCGAATCGTCCTCCTCCTCCCAGATCGAGAACCTCACCGTGAGCGCCCGGCAGTTGGCGATGGCAGAGGTGGACCAGTCCACCAGCGCCAATGCGGCGCTCGTGGTGGCGAACGTGCGGGCCATGGAGGCCGCTCTGGATCTCGCGGACCGGCTCGACGTGGATGCCATCCTGCGAATGCACGCCGCGCTCATGACGCGACAACCAGGCTGGGAGGACCACGCTGGACGATTCCGTCGCCAGTTGGTGTGGATCGGCACGTCCTCGGTCAGCCCGCGGGGCGCGGCGCACGTGGCGCCACAGCCGGAGCTGGTGCCCGGCGCGATCGCCGATCTCATGCACTTCGTCGATCGCGCCGACCTGCCGGTCATCGCCCAGGCGGCGATCGCCCACGCGCAGTTCGAGACGATCCACCCGTTCACCGACGGTAACGGCCGCACGGGACGCGCCCTCGTGCACGCCATGCTGCGCGCTGCGGGGATCCTGCAGAGCACGACGGCGCCGATCTCGGCCGGCCTTCTCACGGACACGGCCGGCTACTTCGACGCGCTCACGAGCTTCCGGGAGGGCGATGCCCGGCCGATCGTCGAACGGTTCGCCCTGGCCGGCCGCTACGCGGCCACCACCGGCACCCGCCTCATCGACGACCTCGCCGGACAGATCGACGCCGCCCGTGACATGCTCGCCGGACTCCGCACGAACGCGAGCGCCTGGTCGGTACTGCCCCATCTCATCGCCCATCCGGTCGTCACCAGCACGTTCCTGGTCACCCGGCTCGGCCTGAACGAGGTCACGGCGCAGCGCGCCCTGGGCCAACTGACCGAACGCGGCGTACTCGCCGAACGCACGGGCTTCCGCCGCAACCGCGTGTGGCAGCACGACGGGATCCTCGGCGTGCTCGAGGACTACGGGCAGCGGCTGCATCGGTCCGGATAG
- a CDS encoding transposase — protein sequence MGEARKKYTDSFKSEAVELVVTSGRPIAEIARDLGVNEGTLGNWVNLAKKRGELTEKPLTIDERSELTELRGENRRLKMEREILKKAAAWFAKESM from the coding sequence ATGGGTGAAGCACGTAAGAAGTACACGGACTCGTTTAAGTCCGAGGCGGTCGAGCTAGTGGTGACCTCGGGTCGCCCGATCGCCGAGATCGCTCGCGACCTGGGAGTCAACGAGGGAACGTTAGGAAATTGGGTGAATCTGGCGAAGAAGCGAGGCGAGTTGACCGAGAAGCCGTTGACGATCGATGAGCGTTCCGAGCTCACGGAGCTGCGGGGTGAGAACCGCCGGCTGAAGATGGAACGGGAGATACTAAAAAAAGCCGCGGCGTGGTTTGCGAAGGAGAGCATGTGA
- a CDS encoding class I SAM-dependent DNA methyltransferase: protein MPPRKKQAAVPSESVGAATTMKELKDTLWKAADKLRGSMDASQYKDVILGLVFLKYVSDAFTERRRELGEELAADGFTEEQRVLMEEDVDEYRSEGVFWVPKRARWEYLAAHAKGRVATEVESEASIGQLVDEAMEQLMGANVALHATLPTIFNRDGVDQRRLGELIDLFHAARFSGVGARKARDVLGEVYEYFLGRFAAAEGKRGGEFYTPPDVVRVLVDVLEPFQGRVYDPCCGSGGMFVQAEKFLERHDADRQAISVYGQELNQGTWRMARMNLAVHGLTGNLGPRWGDTFARDLHPDVPMDFVLANPPFNIKDWARSAEDARWTYGVPPANNANYAWIQHILSKLAPDGSAGVVMANGSMSSNSGGEGQIRANLVEADLVSCLVALPTQLFRSTGIPVCVWFFAKDKSAGHAGQSGGGDAAGDAAGDEGSGVGAATDRRGQVLFIDARDLGHMVDRAERELGEEDIAKIAGTFHAWRGSASARDAGLEYEDEPGFCYSATLAEIKDADYSLTPGRYVGAPPEEDDGEPIEQKIERLTGELFAQFEESARLEQVVREQLGRVR, encoded by the coding sequence GTGCCGCCACGTAAGAAGCAGGCCGCCGTACCGAGCGAGAGTGTCGGTGCAGCCACCACGATGAAGGAACTGAAGGACACGCTGTGGAAGGCCGCCGACAAGCTGCGGGGGTCGATGGACGCGAGCCAGTACAAGGACGTGATCCTCGGGCTCGTGTTCCTCAAGTACGTGTCGGATGCGTTCACGGAGCGGCGCCGAGAGCTCGGCGAGGAGCTCGCCGCCGACGGCTTCACCGAGGAGCAGCGGGTGCTCATGGAGGAGGACGTCGACGAGTACCGCTCGGAGGGCGTGTTCTGGGTTCCGAAGCGGGCGCGGTGGGAGTACCTCGCGGCGCACGCCAAGGGCAGGGTCGCCACCGAGGTCGAGTCCGAGGCCTCGATCGGGCAGCTCGTGGACGAGGCGATGGAGCAGCTCATGGGCGCGAACGTCGCGCTGCACGCCACGCTGCCCACGATCTTCAACCGGGACGGGGTGGATCAGCGCCGGCTCGGGGAGCTGATCGACCTGTTCCACGCGGCGCGCTTCTCCGGGGTGGGGGCGCGGAAGGCGCGCGACGTGCTCGGCGAGGTGTACGAGTACTTCCTCGGGCGCTTCGCCGCGGCCGAGGGCAAGCGGGGCGGGGAGTTCTACACACCGCCGGACGTGGTGCGGGTGCTCGTGGACGTGCTCGAGCCGTTCCAGGGGCGCGTGTACGACCCGTGCTGCGGTTCGGGCGGCATGTTCGTGCAGGCGGAGAAGTTCCTCGAGCGGCACGACGCCGACCGGCAGGCGATCAGCGTGTACGGGCAGGAGCTGAATCAGGGCACGTGGCGGATGGCGAGGATGAACCTCGCCGTGCACGGGCTCACCGGGAACCTCGGGCCGCGGTGGGGTGACACGTTCGCCCGCGACCTGCACCCGGACGTACCGATGGACTTCGTGCTCGCGAACCCGCCGTTCAACATCAAGGACTGGGCGCGCTCGGCCGAGGATGCCCGCTGGACCTACGGCGTGCCGCCGGCGAATAACGCGAACTACGCGTGGATCCAGCACATCCTGAGCAAGCTCGCCCCGGACGGGTCGGCCGGCGTGGTAATGGCCAACGGGTCGATGTCGAGCAACAGTGGGGGAGAGGGGCAGATCCGGGCGAACCTCGTGGAGGCGGACCTGGTCAGCTGTCTCGTGGCGCTGCCCACCCAGCTGTTCCGCTCGACCGGGATCCCCGTGTGCGTGTGGTTCTTCGCGAAGGACAAGTCCGCTGGGCACGCCGGGCAGTCCGGGGGCGGTGACGCGGCCGGTGATGCGGCCGGTGACGAGGGGAGCGGCGTCGGCGCGGCCACGGACCGGCGCGGCCAGGTGCTCTTCATCGACGCCCGCGACCTCGGCCACATGGTCGACCGGGCCGAGCGGGAGCTGGGCGAGGAGGACATCGCCAAGATCGCCGGCACCTTCCACGCCTGGCGGGGCAGCGCCTCCGCGCGCGACGCCGGCCTCGAATACGAGGACGAGCCGGGCTTCTGCTACTCGGCCACGCTCGCCGAGATCAAGGACGCCGACTACTCCCTCACCCCCGGGCGCTACGTCGGCGCCCCGCCCGAGGAGGACGACGGCGAGCCCATCGAGCAGAAGATCGAGCGGCTCACCGGAGAGCTGTTCGCCCAGTTCGAGGAGTCGGCCCGACTCGAGCAGGTCGTGCGCGAGCAGCTGGGGCGTGTGCGGTGA
- a CDS encoding glycogen debranching N-terminal domain-containing protein yields the protein MPLQPLLHDRLAVLEAPMQAWSGPDGQIGPGGHVDGVYCADTRVLNEARLEIGTDGVGAEPEHVFSAIEGADRARIVYVPRNIDGPGADPEVRCDRIRSVSRRTVEERIVLSSALPEDLEAVVTIHLATDLADMSLVKQGRGGPPVRPEPATDGEVAWRRDGLTVAVDCPGATLERSEVGAVATWRVRIPARGETGITWAVRADDARSVVTAPAWMPPLAATVEGPDHRLARLLSTSLEDLSGLVMSTRDAPNDVFVAAGAPWFFTLFGRDSLWTARMLLPLGTELAGGTLRTLARRQGTRDDPATAEQPGKIMHEIRAASQHLDTGAQLPSEYYGTIDATSLWINLLVDAWRWGMPSEEIEPLLGNLEAALAWQVDHGDADGDSFLEYFDESGTGLANQGWKDSADSVRFRDGTLADGAVALVEVQGYAYEAAVGGAQLLEAFGRDGTRWRTWAEGLRRRFNEQFWVDDTRGRYPAIALDGAKRPVDSLTSNIGHLIGTGILSPADEQAVADRLLGPELAAPTGLRTLAQGQGGFWPLSYHGGSIWSHDTAIAVMNLSRAGFTLHAAELATLLLSAAPAFDYRLPELFSGEGRPVPYPASCRPQAWAAAAGVVLATAPWGLAPDMPHGTIRMVGSHGGHGGAVASRVAGLRVGGRPLTLTAAGGDDRALRVECDPAVRVIATAPRPARPRSS from the coding sequence ATGCCGTTACAACCACTTCTTCACGACCGGCTCGCGGTGCTCGAGGCGCCGATGCAGGCGTGGTCGGGTCCGGACGGGCAGATCGGTCCGGGAGGGCACGTGGACGGCGTGTACTGCGCCGACACCCGGGTCCTGAACGAGGCCCGGCTCGAGATCGGCACCGACGGGGTGGGTGCGGAACCCGAACACGTCTTCTCGGCGATCGAGGGGGCCGACCGGGCGCGGATCGTCTACGTGCCACGGAATATCGACGGTCCCGGAGCGGATCCCGAGGTCCGATGCGACCGCATCCGGTCGGTCTCACGGCGAACCGTCGAGGAGCGGATCGTGCTCAGCTCGGCGCTGCCGGAGGATCTCGAGGCCGTGGTCACGATCCACCTGGCCACCGACCTGGCCGACATGTCGCTGGTCAAGCAGGGGCGGGGCGGCCCGCCGGTTCGCCCGGAACCCGCGACCGACGGCGAGGTCGCCTGGCGGCGGGACGGGTTGACCGTGGCCGTCGACTGCCCGGGTGCCACCCTCGAACGCTCCGAGGTCGGCGCGGTGGCCACGTGGCGCGTTCGGATACCGGCGCGAGGCGAGACGGGCATCACGTGGGCCGTCCGCGCCGACGATGCTCGATCCGTCGTGACGGCGCCGGCCTGGATGCCGCCGCTCGCGGCCACGGTCGAGGGCCCGGACCACCGCCTGGCGCGACTGCTGAGCACCTCCCTCGAGGATCTCTCCGGGCTGGTCATGTCGACCCGAGACGCGCCGAACGACGTGTTCGTCGCCGCCGGCGCCCCGTGGTTCTTCACCCTCTTCGGCCGCGACAGCCTCTGGACCGCCCGGATGCTGCTGCCGCTGGGCACGGAATTGGCGGGGGGCACGCTGCGGACCCTCGCACGCCGGCAGGGCACGCGAGACGATCCGGCCACGGCCGAGCAGCCGGGCAAGATCATGCACGAGATCCGGGCGGCGAGCCAGCACCTCGACACCGGTGCGCAGCTGCCGAGTGAGTACTACGGAACGATCGACGCGACGAGCCTGTGGATCAACCTGCTGGTCGATGCGTGGCGCTGGGGGATGCCGAGCGAGGAGATCGAGCCGCTGCTGGGAAACCTCGAGGCGGCCCTGGCATGGCAGGTCGACCACGGGGATGCGGACGGCGACTCCTTCCTGGAGTACTTCGACGAGTCCGGCACCGGTCTGGCGAACCAGGGGTGGAAGGATTCCGCCGATTCGGTGCGGTTCCGGGACGGCACGCTCGCCGACGGCGCCGTCGCACTCGTCGAGGTCCAGGGATACGCCTACGAGGCGGCCGTCGGAGGGGCGCAGTTGCTCGAGGCGTTCGGGCGGGACGGAACCCGTTGGCGCACGTGGGCCGAGGGTTTGAGGCGCCGTTTCAACGAACAGTTCTGGGTCGACGACACCCGGGGGCGCTACCCGGCCATCGCGCTCGACGGCGCGAAGCGCCCCGTCGACTCCCTGACGTCGAATATCGGTCATCTCATCGGCACCGGCATCCTGAGCCCGGCCGACGAGCAGGCGGTCGCCGACCGGCTCCTCGGGCCGGAGCTGGCCGCTCCCACCGGGCTGCGGACCCTCGCGCAGGGGCAGGGGGGCTTCTGGCCACTGAGCTACCACGGCGGCAGCATCTGGTCTCACGACACGGCGATTGCGGTGATGAACCTGTCCCGGGCCGGCTTCACGCTGCATGCAGCGGAATTGGCGACCCTGCTGCTGAGCGCCGCACCCGCCTTCGACTACCGCCTTCCCGAGCTGTTCTCGGGGGAAGGGCGGCCGGTGCCGTACCCGGCCTCGTGCCGCCCGCAGGCGTGGGCCGCCGCCGCGGGGGTGGTGCTGGCGACCGCGCCGTGGGGCCTCGCGCCCGACATGCCACACGGGACCATCAGGATGGTCGGCAGCCACGGCGGCCACGGCGGCGCCGTGGCATCGCGCGTGGCCGGCCTGCGCGTCGGCGGACGCCCCCTGACCCTCACGGCGGCAGGCGGTGACGACCGGGCGCTTCGGGTCGAGTGCGACCCGGCCGTGCGGGTCATCGCCACCGCGCCCCGGCCGGCGAGGCCCCGGTCGAGCTGA
- a CDS encoding NAD(P)-dependent oxidoreductase yields MSAITIYGTTGMIGQDITREAARRGHSVTGVSRHAPENPVEGVTYERGDLADTGDFVRRAAGSDVVVVSVPPDRTGGPHEPYLQAHRGIIAAAPSARLVVLGGAGSLHGEDGARLVDSPGFPEAYVKESRTASQMLELYRADGARLDWVIVSPSPEIGPGEASAERRIGGDEPVGDYVSSGTLAAAVLDEIKEPSVRNARFTVANA; encoded by the coding sequence ATGAGCGCCATCACCATCTACGGAACGACCGGCATGATCGGCCAGGACATCACCCGGGAGGCGGCGCGGCGGGGGCACTCGGTCACCGGCGTCTCGCGGCATGCGCCCGAGAATCCGGTCGAGGGCGTCACGTACGAGCGCGGCGACCTGGCCGACACCGGCGACTTCGTGCGCCGCGCGGCCGGCAGTGACGTCGTGGTGGTGTCCGTGCCGCCGGATCGCACGGGCGGCCCGCACGAGCCGTACCTGCAGGCCCACCGGGGCATCATCGCGGCGGCGCCCTCGGCGCGGCTGGTCGTCCTCGGCGGTGCGGGCAGCCTGCACGGTGAGGACGGTGCGCGCCTCGTCGACTCCCCCGGGTTTCCCGAGGCGTACGTCAAGGAGTCGCGCACGGCCTCGCAGATGCTCGAGTTGTATCGTGCGGACGGCGCCCGGCTCGATTGGGTGATCGTGTCGCCTTCGCCCGAGATCGGTCCGGGCGAGGCGAGCGCCGAGCGGCGTATCGGGGGCGACGAGCCGGTGGGCGACTACGTCAGTTCCGGAACGCTGGCCGCCGCGGTGCTGGACGAGATCAAGGAGCCGTCCGTGCGCAACGCCCGCTTCACGGTCGCGAACGCCTGA
- a CDS encoding LacI family DNA-binding transcriptional regulator translates to MVAPRVTVATVAAAAGVSRQTVSNTLNCPQVVRPDTRDRVLAAVEQLDYHPSLAARQLKTGRSRVFGYGLRTTRASSPDPIGDRFIHALASAAQAHGYRILLFATVDDLDEIAHYRKLRLQADLDGFAVTNTHRDDPRGNWLSKSSTPYVTFGRAWSDAASPHPWVDVDGAAGVALAVGHLWELGHRRIGFLGWPQGSGVGDDRFHGWRDALLARGVQPGEASPWHRACENATDAATAAARDLLSAVTAVVCVSDIVALGAMTARSELGLSTSIVGFDDSPVAHAIGLTSIAQPLTRVADAVLERLIHPTMPNALIEPSLTRRSSTSPVQSGG, encoded by the coding sequence ATGGTTGCTCCACGCGTCACTGTGGCCACGGTCGCTGCTGCGGCGGGGGTCTCCCGTCAGACCGTGTCGAACACGCTCAACTGCCCCCAGGTGGTCCGGCCCGACACCCGCGATCGGGTGTTGGCCGCCGTCGAGCAGCTCGACTACCACCCCTCCCTCGCCGCTCGCCAGCTCAAGACGGGTCGATCCCGCGTCTTCGGGTACGGGCTGCGGACCACCCGGGCCTCGAGCCCGGACCCGATCGGGGACCGCTTCATCCACGCCCTCGCCTCCGCCGCCCAGGCCCACGGCTACCGGATCCTGCTGTTCGCGACCGTCGACGACCTGGATGAGATCGCCCACTATCGGAAGTTGCGCCTGCAGGCCGACCTCGACGGATTCGCCGTCACGAACACCCATCGAGACGATCCGCGCGGGAATTGGCTCTCGAAGTCCTCGACACCGTACGTCACCTTCGGCCGGGCATGGTCGGACGCCGCATCCCCGCATCCGTGGGTCGATGTCGACGGCGCGGCGGGGGTCGCGCTCGCGGTCGGCCACCTGTGGGAGCTGGGCCACCGGCGGATCGGCTTCCTGGGATGGCCCCAGGGCTCCGGGGTGGGTGACGACCGATTCCACGGATGGCGCGACGCCCTCCTCGCCCGCGGGGTCCAGCCCGGCGAGGCGTCACCCTGGCACCGCGCGTGCGAGAACGCGACCGATGCGGCAACGGCGGCCGCGCGCGATCTGCTATCGGCCGTGACGGCCGTCGTGTGCGTCTCCGACATCGTGGCCCTGGGAGCCATGACCGCACGATCCGAACTCGGGCTGTCGACGTCGATCGTCGGGTTCGACGACTCCCCGGTCGCCCACGCGATCGGCCTCACCTCGATCGCCCAGCCGCTGACCCGGGTCGCGGACGCCGTCCTCGAACGGCTCATCCACCCGACGATGCCCAACGCGCTCATCGAACCCAGCCTCACCCGACGTTCGTCAACATCCCCGGTCCAGTCCGGCGGCTGA